A single Montipora foliosa isolate CH-2021 chromosome 7, ASM3666993v2, whole genome shotgun sequence DNA region contains:
- the LOC138011149 gene encoding uncharacterized protein, with the protein KRLHLEKDDVDSLYHCPIQLCEHEGFQSQRGCRKHVNNKHSWFFYFDERPRVDSKIAANSSKVPTKSCASSTVVDDVSSSNTRSKPGARSMPSFSSSSQIGEQFTTWLAGSGGGYKKDRPAQQIVNRCLKFLKFCCEEEEELNFEVMDFSLCSPSLLFKFIDYLHEECKLGHGGRLGYIDAISELIDFRKVNGASDGVLRKLSATELYIKRARKTVAKMMRLQWTQDLDVETLEARGHWATMEELLEVVSFHLPRYEQTVKTCQNDPGQVNPSDLTFATKFLATYLFIKVKGSRPMTYQYLTVKVVKAAKENGGFIDQKTFKTAGKYGFDSVILTDTSMQILDGYITFVRPLLKPQCDFVLVTKSGKQHGKLGNEMSKLVFDAIGKYIHPTRYRQIVETQSLDALDDKEHRVLCEDQKHSSVVAKVHYQKRRSREVAVKALECLQKLQGTKGSEVDREVNTRFSGAMSSSKAAVECTQSENALPDKVSPPSNRLVMQSNHRRMLKFTSNEDDCLKQGINRHGFGQWTAILRDADYVFQEGRTADSLKKRVHSIKFL; encoded by the coding sequence aaacgtcttcacctagaaaaagacgacgtggacagtttgtaccattgcccgatccaactgtgcgaacacgaaggatttcaaagccaacgcgggtgtaggaaacacgtcaacaacaagcatagttggttcttttatttcgacgaaaGACCCCGCGTAGACTCGAAGAttgccgcaaactcttcaaaagtgccaacgaaatcgtGCGCCTCGAGTACAGTTGTCGATGATGTATCGTCGTCTAATACGCGTTCAAAACCCGGCGCTAGATCAATGCCGTCCTTCTCATCTTCCAGTCAAATAGGAGAGCAATTTACGACTTGGCTTGCTGGaagtggcggcggttacaagaaagatCGTCCCGCTCAGCAGATTGTCaatagatgcttgaaatttctcaagttttgctgcgaagaggaggaggaattaaatttcgaagtcatggattttagcctgtgttctccaagcctgttgtttaagtttatcgACTATTTACACGAGGAGTGCAAGCTCGGACatggcgggagattgggttacatagacgccatttcggagttgatcgacttcagaaaggtcaacggggcatcggatggagttcttagaaaattatctgccacggaattgtacatcaagagagcgcgcaagacagtggcgaagatgatgagattgcaatggacgcaagatctcgaCGTCGAAACATTAGAGGCCAGGGGTCATTGGGCCACCATGGAAGAACTCTTAGAAGTCGTGTCgtttcacttgcctcgctacgaacaaaccgtgaaaacgtgccaaaatgaccccgggcaagtgaatccctcggacctgacatttgcaaccaaatttttggccacctacttgttcatcaaagtgaaaggatcgcgtcccatgacttatcaGTATCTCACGGTTAAAGtggtaaaggcagcaaaggaaaatgggggtttcatcgatcagaaaacctttaaaacgGCTGGAAAGTACGGATTTGATTCTGTAATTCTGACTGATACgagcatgcaaatactcgacggctacataactttcgtgaggcctttgctcaaaccccagtgcgattttgttttggtcaccaaaagcGGAAAACAACACGgcaaattgggcaacgagatgagcaagTTGGTCTTTGACGCAATcggcaaatacattcaccccacgcGTTATCGCCAGATCGTCGAAACGCAAAGTCTCGACGCGCTTGACGACAAAGAGCACCGAGTTTTGTGTGAAGACCAAAAGCATAGCTCCGTCGTTGCCAAAGTGcactatcagaagcggagatcgcgcgaagttgccGTTAAAGCTCTCGAGTGTCTCCAAAAATTGCAGGGTACCAAAGGGTCGGAAGTAGATAGGGAAGTCAACACAAGATTCAGCGGTGCAATGTCTAGTTCTAAAGCGGCCGTCGAGTGTACACAATCGGAAAACGCGCTCCCCGATAAAGTTTCCCCGCCCTCAAATCGCCTAGTAATGCAGAGTAATCATCGTCGAATGTTAAAATTCACGTCAAACGAGGACGATTGTCTCAAGCAAGGGATTAATAGGCACGGTTTTGGTCAGTGGACAGCTATTTTAAGAGATGCCGACTACGTTTTTCAAGAGGGAAGGACGGCCGATTCCTTGAAGAAGAGGGTTCATTCAATTAAGTTTCTCTAG